The nucleotide window CGTCCGAAACCTGTAACCATAAACCTGATACAGGAAGTGGTGGCGCGTTATTTCAATATCAAACAGGAAGACTTAAAAGCCAAAAAGCGCAACCGTACCGTTGCCTACCCAAGGCAAATCGCCATGTACCTCGCCAGGGAGTTGATGGATGCTTCCTTACCCCAAATAGGCGAAGCCTTTGGCGGCAGGGATCATACCACCGTTCTCCATGCCTATACCAAGATCCGTGACGATCTTAAAAACGATCCATCCCTTGCGCAAACAATATCACAACTTATACAGGAAATAAGGAACCAGTAATGCACAACCACAAAAGCTTTTCTTATTTACCTTTTTCTCACCTTTCAACATATCCACAGGCCCTATTACTACGACTACTTATTTATTTTTAAGATGATGATGGAGGAAGCATTTATGCACGTTTCCTGTTCCCAACCCCAACTGCTGCAGGCGGTCCAAAAAGTTCATCGCGCTGTAGCTTCAACAACTACAATGACTGCCCTTACGGGTATTTTATTCCAGGCAGACGAAAATATGCTTACCCTCCAGGGAACGGATCTCGATTTAGGCATTATATATAGTTTTCCCGTTGAAGTTATAATACCGGGAGAAATTCTTCTGCCGGCCCGGATTTTTACTGAAATGGTACGGCGTCTACCACCTACAAACGTAACAATCCAACTTCTTGCCGACAATACGGTAGAGTTAACCTACATGCAGTCAAGAGTCCATTTAAATAGCCTCGATCCAAACCAATATCCTTCTTTCCCGGAAATTGAAGGGGAAACAACTCTAGAAATAGATATTAAAACATTGAAAGATGCCATACGCAAAGTAAGTATTGCCAGCAGCAGCGAAGACTTGCGCAGTATTTTTAGCGGCATTCTCCTTGAAGTAAACCCAAAAGCCCAACAATTTAACCTGGTGGCCACCGACACCCATCGTCTCGCCCTTTACAGGGGATCTTTTGTTTCATCGACTATTAAGACCGACGATGAAATAAACGCCCTTATTAGTAGCCGATCCTTAAATGAACTTGCCCGGCTTCTTCCAGGAGAAGAGGGTACCGTCCAAATAACCATAGGTTCTGCCCAAATATTCGCCTGTCATGATAATTTAAAACTTTATGCCCGTCTCCTTGATGGAAAATTTCCCCATTACCAACAAGTAATTCCTCAATCTTATACAACCAGGATAAAAATGTCTACCAGGGAATTATTAGAAACAACCGAACGTGCTGTCCTTCTCGCCAGGGATGAAGTAAAAGCGCGCTCCCATATAATAATCCTGCAGATCGGTGAAACTTTTAAAATAAAAAGCGAAGCCGCAGAAGTAGGTCACCTGGAGGAAGAATTATCGGCACAAATTGACGGAGAACCGTTAACCCTTGCCTTAAACGGCCGTTATCTACTGGAAACATTGCGCATACTAGACAGCGAGGAAGTAGTCCTCGAGCTCTCCTCGCCGTTAAAACCGATTGTAGTTAAACCCGAAGGCCAGGATAATTATTTCTGCCTCATTCTGCCGATAAGAATAAATACAACGGTGCCGGAAAGGGAATATCATGGCTAATCGTATCTTTCCCATCACCACTTCCTCCATAAGGCTCGACCAGTTTTTAAAATGGGCCAATATAGCGGCGACCGGGGGCCAGGCAAAAGTCTTTATAAGGCAAGGACTGGTTAAGGTTAACGGTAGAGTAGAGACGCGCCGCAGCCACCTGTTAAAGCCCGGCGATGAGGTGGAGATTCAAGGTGCCAGATACAAGGTTAGCAGACATTCAGCTGATTAATTTCCGCAGCTACCGTAGTCTTCTCTGGCACTGTGAACCTGGTTTAAATATAATCTACGGACCAAATGGTGTCGGGAAAACCAATCTTCTGGAAGCTATCGCCTATCTTAGCTTTGCCCGATCCTTTAGGCAGCAACAGGACCGTTTTCTGGTAACGTGGGAAGAAAGCTTTTTTCAAATAAGCGGCTGTTGTCTTTATAACCAGGAAAAAATCAAAGTAGATATCAATATTATTTACCGTGACGGCCATAAAGAGTTAACAATTAACGGTCAAACCAACCGCCTCATAGATCTATTAGGTATTTTTCCTGTTATTTATTTTGGCCCCGACGACCTTCTCCTTTTAAAAGGGGCACCCGTACTGCGCCGGCAATTTTTAGATCGGGAGATAAGTACCTTAGATCGCATTTACTGTCGCAATCTCCAGTTGTATCGCCGCCTTTTATTGCAACGCAATAGACTTCTGCATGCCGTTAAAGACGAAAGGGCAAAATTACAGGAACTTGAACCCTGGACCCTTCAGCTCATAAATATCGGTACGGCTATTATCCAGCAGCGCCATGCCTTTATTAATTCCCTTGCAACCCTGGCGGCAGATATCTACAAAAAAATGGGAGGAAGGGAAGATTTAGCCCTCGTTTATCGTCCTAACGTAGGCAGTATGGATGAGTGGATGGCTAAATTTAAATCCGGCCGGGAAAGGGAAATCCAGGCGGGTTTAAGCCTTTGGGGTCCCCATCGGGATGATTTTTCTTTTTCCATCGGAAACCGTGATGCCCGCCATTTTGCTTCCCAGGGGCAGCAGCGGGCGGCCGTTCTGGCACTAAAAATAGCCGAAACAATGGTATTTTTTGAGGTCCTGGGTAAAAAGCCGGCCCTATTGATGGACGACGTTTTTTCCGAGCTTGACTTAAGACGCCGGGAGGCCCTTTTGGAACTTTTATTTTCTGCCGGCCAATCCTTTATAACCACCACTGAATTGTCAAACCTTCCTTCCGTTCTTCTTGATGGGGCAGCTATCTGGCAGCTCAATAGTGACGGAAGGTTAATTTTGGAACAAAAATGAGATAATGAACAATGGTGGAGGCGGTATATATGTACCTGCACATCGGTAATGAGGTAGTTGTTCCCTTTAAAGAAATCATAGCCATTTTAAACCTTAACACTACAGCCCGTTCCACAATTAATGAGGGTATTCTTACGTCTGCCGAAGGCTACAAATCGTGCATCATCACCGATAAAAACATATATTTTTCAACTATTTCCTCGGGCACCTTAATGAAAAGGGCCGCTTCCTTCCCCGCAAACCTTGAGGAATAGACGTATTTCCGGCCCGGCTTGAAGAAAAACTTGCTTATATGCTATATTTGTCAGGGAAGTTTAACCCGGGAGGAAAAAATGGAACAGGTACACACCGAATATGATGCCAGTCAAATACAGGTTTTAGAAGGTTTGGAAGCCGTCCGGCGACGTCCCGGCATGTATATAGGCAACACCGGAGTCCGGGGCCTGCATCAGCTGGTTTTTGAACTGGTAGATAACAGCATTGACGAAGCCCTGGCGGGATTCTGTGATCGTGTAGAAGTTGTTATTCATAAAGACGGCAGCCTTACCGTTACCGACAACGGCCGTGGTATACCGGTAGACATCCATGAGAAGACGGGCCTACCGGCCGTGGAGGTGGCCCTTACCATGCTCCACGCCGGGGGCAAATTTGGAGGCAACGGCTACAAGGTAGCTGGAGGTCTGCATGGAGTAGGCCTTTCTGTAGTCAACGCCCTGTCCGAATGGCTGGAGATTAAAGTAAAACGTGATGGAAAAATTTATCAACAGGAATATCGCCGGGGCAAAAAGGTATCGGAGCTCAAAGTCGTAGGCAAGGCCAAGGGTACGGGCACCAGCGTCACCTTTTTCCCCGATCGGGAAATCTTTGAAGATATAGTTTTCCAGGATGAAATAATAGCCAGGCGTCTGCAGGAATTATCCTTTTTGAACCGCGGTATTAAAATAATCTTTCGCGACGAGAGAAAGGAATTTGAGGACACCTATTATCATACCGGGGGCTTAATCGATTTTGTCCGTCATTTAAATAAAAACAAGGGGGTTCTTTTCAATAAACCCCTCTATTTTAGCGGGGAAAAGGATGACGTTCAGGTTGAAATAGCCCTGCAGTATAACGACGGTTACAATGAATTAATTCTTTCTTATGCCAACAACATCAACACCACCGAGGGCGGCAGCCACGAAATCGGGTTTAAAACGGCCCTGACGCGGGTGATCAACGATTATGCCCGCAAATTTAACATTTTAAAAGAAAACGAGAACAACCTGGCCGGCGAAGACATTCGGGAAGGCTTAACGGCGGTTATCAGTGTCAAGGTTTTAGAACCCCAATTTGAAGGCCAGACCAAAACCAAGCTGGGAAATACGGAAGTCCGGGGTATTGTCGATGCCCTGGTGGCAGAACATTTAAGCGCCTACCTAGAAGAAAACCCTACCATCGCGCGCCGTATTGTCGATAAAGCCTTAAACGCCTTCCGGGCCAGGGAAGCCGCCCGTAAAGCGCGGGAGCTGACGCGGCGCAAAAACGCCCTGGAAATAACCTCTTTACCCGGGAAATTGGCCGACTGCACCAATAAAGACCCGGCGGTGGCCGAACTTTTCCTGGTTGAGGGTGATTCCGCCGGGGGCTCGGCCAAACAGGGGCGCGACCGCCGCTTCCAGGCCATCCTGCCTTTAAGGGGTAAGATATTAAACGTTGAAAAGGCTCGGTTGGATAAAATTTTAAATAACGAAGAAATCCGCACCATCATCACGGCCCTGGGTACGGGCATCGGCGACGATTTCAACATTAACAAGGTTCGTTACCATAAAACTATCCTCATGGCCGACGCCGACGTCGACGGTTCCCATATTCGGACGTTATTGCTCACCTTTTTTTACCGCTACATGCGACCGTTAATCACCGAAGGATATATCTATATCGCCCAGCCGCCGTTATATAAAGTTTCCCGGGGCAAAGTGCAGCATTATCTCTACAACGACGCCGAACTGGAAAGGTTTTTACAAAATCATGCCGGGGAAAAATGGGAAATACAGCGTTATAAAGGTTTGGGTGAAATGAACGCCGAACAGCTCTGGGAAACTACCATGAACCCGGAAACCCGTACGCTTTTACGGGTAAACCTGGAGGATGCCGCCGCCGCCGATGCCATTTTTAACATTCTGATGGGCGATAGGGTAGAACCGCGGCGGGAGTTTATCCAGCGTCATGCCCATGAAGTCAGAAACCTTGATATTTAGGAAGGGGGTCTGACCCCTTTTTTTTGAAAGAGGTGGAAAGTTTTTGGCCTTACAAGAGGGCGGTAAAATTTTAGAAGTCAACCTGGAAGAGGAAATGAAGCGGTCCTACATTGACTATGCCATGAGCGTCATTGTAGGACGGGCACTCCCGGATGTCCGCGACGGCTTAAAGCCTGTCCATCGGCGTATCCTTTATGCCATGTACGAGGAAGGATTGACGCCGGACAGGCCCCATAAAAAGTCGGCGGTCGTCGTTGGTACGGTGCTGGCTCGGTATCATCCCCACGGGGATGCCGCCGTTTATGAAACTATGGTACGCCTGGCCCAGGATTTTGCCTGCCGTTACCCTTTAGTAGACGGCCACGGCAACTTCGGTTCCATAGACGGCGATT belongs to Moorella humiferrea and includes:
- the dnaN gene encoding DNA polymerase III subunit beta, with protein sequence MHVSCSQPQLLQAVQKVHRAVASTTTMTALTGILFQADENMLTLQGTDLDLGIIYSFPVEVIIPGEILLPARIFTEMVRRLPPTNVTIQLLADNTVELTYMQSRVHLNSLDPNQYPSFPEIEGETTLEIDIKTLKDAIRKVSIASSSEDLRSIFSGILLEVNPKAQQFNLVATDTHRLALYRGSFVSSTIKTDDEINALISSRSLNELARLLPGEEGTVQITIGSAQIFACHDNLKLYARLLDGKFPHYQQVIPQSYTTRIKMSTRELLETTERAVLLARDEVKARSHIIILQIGETFKIKSEAAEVGHLEEELSAQIDGEPLTLALNGRYLLETLRILDSEEVVLELSSPLKPIVVKPEGQDNYFCLILPIRINTTVPEREYHG
- a CDS encoding RNA-binding S4 domain-containing protein — protein: MANRIFPITTSSIRLDQFLKWANIAATGGQAKVFIRQGLVKVNGRVETRRSHLLKPGDEVEIQGARYKVSRHSAD
- the recF gene encoding DNA replication/repair protein RecF (All proteins in this family for which functions are known are DNA-binding proteins that assist the filamentation of RecA onto DNA for the initiation of recombination or recombinational repair.); amino-acid sequence: MPDTRLADIQLINFRSYRSLLWHCEPGLNIIYGPNGVGKTNLLEAIAYLSFARSFRQQQDRFLVTWEESFFQISGCCLYNQEKIKVDINIIYRDGHKELTINGQTNRLIDLLGIFPVIYFGPDDLLLLKGAPVLRRQFLDREISTLDRIYCRNLQLYRRLLLQRNRLLHAVKDERAKLQELEPWTLQLINIGTAIIQQRHAFINSLATLAADIYKKMGGREDLALVYRPNVGSMDEWMAKFKSGREREIQAGLSLWGPHRDDFSFSIGNRDARHFASQGQQRAAVLALKIAETMVFFEVLGKKPALLMDDVFSELDLRRREALLELLFSAGQSFITTTELSNLPSVLLDGAAIWQLNSDGRLILEQK
- the remB gene encoding extracellular matrix regulator RemB, translating into MYLHIGNEVVVPFKEIIAILNLNTTARSTINEGILTSAEGYKSCIITDKNIYFSTISSGTLMKRAASFPANLEE
- the gyrB gene encoding DNA topoisomerase (ATP-hydrolyzing) subunit B, translating into MEQVHTEYDASQIQVLEGLEAVRRRPGMYIGNTGVRGLHQLVFELVDNSIDEALAGFCDRVEVVIHKDGSLTVTDNGRGIPVDIHEKTGLPAVEVALTMLHAGGKFGGNGYKVAGGLHGVGLSVVNALSEWLEIKVKRDGKIYQQEYRRGKKVSELKVVGKAKGTGTSVTFFPDREIFEDIVFQDEIIARRLQELSFLNRGIKIIFRDERKEFEDTYYHTGGLIDFVRHLNKNKGVLFNKPLYFSGEKDDVQVEIALQYNDGYNELILSYANNINTTEGGSHEIGFKTALTRVINDYARKFNILKENENNLAGEDIREGLTAVISVKVLEPQFEGQTKTKLGNTEVRGIVDALVAEHLSAYLEENPTIARRIVDKALNAFRAREAARKARELTRRKNALEITSLPGKLADCTNKDPAVAELFLVEGDSAGGSAKQGRDRRFQAILPLRGKILNVEKARLDKILNNEEIRTIITALGTGIGDDFNINKVRYHKTILMADADVDGSHIRTLLLTFFYRYMRPLITEGYIYIAQPPLYKVSRGKVQHYLYNDAELERFLQNHAGEKWEIQRYKGLGEMNAEQLWETTMNPETRTLLRVNLEDAAAADAIFNILMGDRVEPRREFIQRHAHEVRNLDI